Proteins found in one Poecilia reticulata strain Guanapo linkage group LG6, Guppy_female_1.0+MT, whole genome shotgun sequence genomic segment:
- the zfc3h1 gene encoding zinc finger C3H1 domain-containing protein isoform X2 has protein sequence MNSNTAGRSTPEDGELEDGEICDDETEERAPPRRGEGRRPRGGARPRPRKPHQSPHNLRPLLGPPPQDFRHMMPYNPGPHLHGPFPLNLRQPDRPPVPPPPGMPLPPPPGLGLLGEPNNRSNFWERSHGALGRFRHRGLPNGGRGSWNRGRGLGGNNRGGPGRPGPVDIHGSPSRKQKQPPRVRVRKVGPNASRQDPSMNESFEDLLSKYKQIQLELDCIRKAETMALEPAASPAVEEVPAAASPAAEGRLEPEPTPELPLVGAEQLEKDEKKPFQAFNIKPLRHKLLTPAELDELRKKLEDQEAGGAEAGSSDAAVPEENVAAAAEEKQSASCGEETIPEEKQNAQDAVLCRSESSASSEESTLSSDKPVEKLEEEELSELQLRLLALQSASKKWQQQEQQVMKKSKDRIVKASQEKNSAPGSGAAPPERQRVTTRSASSAAAAAAAAAAAEQNRSRSKLSERDRPKSGPRSADRDRIRQSPKPGPRVPMERSRTPGKAHGVKRLISPGSSAKQAVRKQQLRTWKLQQQRKEEETRRQEEEERRKREEEIRRIRDLSNQDEQYNRFMKLVGGKRTRSRSRDQDHRKSAGKPGLDSSGSLYQYDNYDEVAMDTDSETSSPVPSPMHNLLQADEAACFPPLGFYGAEAAAYGMDFSQAFLSPLLSGIPPPPPLPPPPDDLDPPPKPPFADEEEEEEMLLRETCLMSMANKRVAAAESSSGPPSPSCLPPAELQPPPRGNLSTVSLNTVPPSRSSRFGRAHPAARGPLVLPRHKSVVVSLKDSDDSDSDMDACSSSQTVFGGLEFMIKEVRRTVEATKPKTASGCEKENNPVRTPESLPEAKKAEYRLLKEEIASREKQKMLKDHGSPAAADHVLESSSRPAAELRLTETEQRLNRHRELLQRDETVLRHLLQQELKKTETLRTAETKMVKLREQLAASEKIVAANRTLLRKLQEQVHRVEQRVSQKKTLSVRLEQDLMQAQLAAGRGTKRPAESNQTTSNKLPRLDAAPRGSERHFAELIAQKRRLQQLESEYALKIQKLKEAQARRNKVVPAEPPPPAAIPPPAPQVQQLPPASPFHLPQPSLHDLSQDKLVLDSEDVPEAEDPEPEPALAPAAAKGGRRSSFRQSSSSFTKPHLETPSSAPTKDGSKPAKMASSTETASNADLPAEMFAGLDVDGLKSRYQQQARLEELLQRELQKLKEDTDVSPTGLMVPVELEAGNQPVVSELKPVSFEPYRSPLLVFRSYRFSPYYRTKERFSLSSVTYSNTIEPNKCFCRFDLTGTCNDDGCRWQHMRNCTLSGNQLFQDILSYNLTLIGCSESSSDEEVRAATESYMKKLFGPNKDRMGIDQKAVLLVSKVNESKRHVPPYTTCKDTRRWKPKPSAPGSNAPEDDSDDEAAAAYLTPAGRDDLSKGIMPAVDVVTSEDRRYFISETDDISNLEASILESPRDTQLWIKLAFKYLNQSEASAAECLEAALNTLSRALESNCDDPEVWSHYLSLFSRRGSQEEVREMCEMAVEHAADHRLWWKYLNLERSFEGKDYVCDRLLQFLQGEAAAGVTEKLSFQLMEALLYRVQLSLFTGRMESALAVLQASLKSAQDHSMAEFLTAGDRALLWLCYIHLTEFDQLPASLYDPAESGPGRLVCTKSFQLPWRTQEDISTPPDILIALFKDAINQCSEESMTDAERTLACMPLYTNLILLYKVLQRFDDGVDLCVSLLEFCPDSCTLRDALADLHISRGNGEQAVSMWLNALADCPHNAQVFYHCCRFLMAQDKSNAILPLFRGFILSLCEDEQSQKTPVDVLRHILGFSSQDLLIGPIIRKELEEQLSQQTSFLHLLHCRWMWLHGSDKEAVEAFERALGSVLQLEELHALWMDYLLFSCRPQTISVSRKLFPDLVHRCLSTLPSRLELPFNPAQFWSCYHFHNKVVSLYLKHVPLSQRALVLERLRNAMSSNPELGLRLLHQELVEGNMEQLKFQARMLTSNTPRCLSSWRIAIAVERELKERGQMRLLYQQALQNLPLCAALWKDRLLFEAAEGGASDRLRRLVDCCQQAGVNLSIGGVDL, from the exons ATGAATTCAAATACAGCCGGTCGATCAACGCCAGAAGACGGGGAGCTAGAGGACGGAGAGATCTGTGATGATGAAACCGAGGAGAGAGCTCCTCCGCGGCGGGGGGAAGGGCGCAGGCCCCGCGGCGGAGCCAGGCCGCGGCCGAGAAAACCGCACCAGTCACCGCACAATTTGCGGCCTCTACTGGGACCACCACCGCAGGATTTTAGGCACATGATGCCCTACAACCCCGGCCCTCACCTTCACGGCCCGTTCCCCCTGAACCTCAGACAGCCAGACCGTCCTCCAGTCCCTCCGCCTCCTGGGATGCCGCTTCCGCCGCCACCCGGCCTCGGTCTGCTCGGAGAGCCCAATAACCGGTCCAACTTCTGGGAGCGGAGCCATGGAGCTCTGGGACGGTTTCGGCACCGGGGCTTGCCGAACGGAGGACGGGGGTCCTGGAACCGAGGTCGAGGTCTCGGGGGGAACAACAGAGGAGGACCTGGAAGACCCGGACCGGTGGACATCCACGGATCTCCCTCCAGAAAGC AGAAGCAACCGCCAAGAGTCCGGGTCAGGAAAGTGGGTCCTAACGCCTCCAGACAGGATCCCAGTATGAACGAGAGCTTTGAGGATCTGCTGTCCAAGTACAAGCAGATCCAGCTGGAGCTGGACTGCATCCGCAAAGCTGAGACCATGGCACTGGAGCCGGCCGCCTCTCCCGCTGTGGAGGAGGTCCCCGCCGCTGCTTCTCCTGCTGCAGAGGGCCGACTGGAGCCAGAACCAACACCAGAACTGCCTCTAGTCggagcagagcagctggagaaggATGAGAAGAAACCTTTCCAGGCGTTCAACATCAAACCGCTGCGGCATAAACTTCTGACGCCGGCGGAACTGGATGAGCTGCGTAAGAAGCTGGAAGACCAGGAGGCAGGAG GTGCAGAAGCAGGAAGCTCCGACGCTGCAGTACCTGAAGAAAATGTGGCTGCAGCTGCGGAGGAAAAGCAGAGCGCGTCCTGTGGCGAGGAAACCATTCCAGAGGAGAAGCAGAACGCTCAGGATGCCGTCTTGTGTCGCAGTGAATCGTCGGCGTCCAGCGAGGAGTCGACTCTGTCGTCTGACAAG CCGGTGgagaagctggaggaggaggagttaTCGGAGCTGCAGCTCCGCCTCCTGGCGCTGCAGTCGGCCAGTAAGAagtggcagcagcaggagcagcaggtgatgaagaAGAGCAAAGATCGGATCGTTAAAGCCTCTCAGGAGAAGAACTCCGCTCCCGGTTCTGGAGCCGCTCCGCCGGAGAGGCAGCGAGTCACCACCAGGTCcgcctcctctgctgctgctgctgctgccgccgccgccgccgcagagCAGAACAGGAGCAGGTCCAAACTGTCAGAGAGAGACAGACCCAAGAGCGGGCCCAGATCAGCCGACAGGGACCGGATCAGACAGAGTCCAAAGCCAGGGCCCAGAGTCCCGATGGAGAGGAGCCGAACGCCAGGAAAAGCTCACGGCGTGAAGAGGCTGATCAGCCCAG gcTCCTCTGCCAAGCAGGCGGTCAGGAAGCAGCAGCTCCGCAcctggaagctgcagcagcagcggaaAGAGGAGGAAACTCGGcggcaggaggaagaggagcgccGGAAACGCGAGGAGGAAATCCGCCGGATCCGGGACCTGTCCAACCAGGACGAGCAGTACAACCGCTTCATGAAGCTGGTGGGGGGCAAGCGGACGCGCAGCAGG TCCAGAGACCAGGACCACAGGAAGTCTGCCGGGAAGCCGGGCCTGGACTCCTCAGGGAGCCTCTACCAGTACGACAACTACGATGAGGTCGCCATGGATACGGACAGTGAGACCAGCTCACCTG TGCCGTCTCCGATGCACAACCTGCTGCAGGCAGACGAGGCGGCGTGTTTCCCTCCACTGGGTTTCTACGGAGCCGAGGCTGCGGCCTACGGAATG GATTTCTCGCAGGCCTTCCTCTCCCCCCTGCTGTCTGGCATTCCTCCGCCGCCGCCCCTCCCCCCGCCTCCTGACGACCTGGATCCCCCACCCAAGCCGCCGTTTGctgacgaagaggaggaggaggagatgctgCTCAGGGAGACGTGTCTGATGTCGATGGCCAACAAGAGGGTGGCAGCGGCCGAG AGCTCCAGCGGTCCTCCGTCCCCCAGCTGTCTGCctcctgctgagctgcagccgCCTCCCCGGGGGAACCTGAGCACGGTCAGCCTGAACACGGTGCCGCCGTCTCGGAGCAGCCGCTTCGGCAGAGCTCATCCTGCAGCCAGAGGTCCGCTGGTG CTTCCCAGGCACAAGTCAGTGGTGGTTTCCCTCAAAGATTCAGACGACAGCGACTCGGACATGGACGCCTGCAGCTCCTCACAGACCGTGTTCGGAGGGCTGGAGTTCATGATCAAAGAGGTCCGACGGACTGTGGAG GCGACGAAGCCAAAAACGGCCTCAGGATGTGAGAAGGAGAACAACCCGGTCAGAACCCCAGAATCTCTCCCTGAAGCCAAGAAGGCAGAGTACCGGCTCCTCAAAGAGGAGATCGCCAG CAGGGAAAAGCAGAAGATGCTGAAGGATCACGGCTCTCCTGCTGCAGCCGATCATGTTCTGGAGTCTTCCTCGAGACCGGCGGCTGAGCTGAGGCTGACTGAGACGGAGCAGAGACTCAACAGGCACAG AGAGCTGCTGCAGAGGGACGAAACCGTCCTCAGacacctgctgcagcaggagctgaagAAGACAGAGACACTAAGAACAGCTGAAACCAAGATGGTCAAACTGAGGGAGCAGCTGGCGGCTTCAGAGAAGATCGTAGCGGCCAACAGGACGCTGCTGAGGAAGCTGCAGGAACAG GTTCACCGAGTTGAGCAGCGGGTTTCCCAGAAGAAGACTTTATCCGTCCGACTGGAGCAGGATCTGATGCAGGCCCAGCTGGCTGCTGGCAGAGGAACCAAACGTCCTGCAGAGTCCAACCAAACCACG tCCAATAAGCTGCCGCGTCTGGACGCGGCGCCTCGCGGCTCTGAGAGGCACTTTGCCGAGCTCATTGCTCAGAAACGGCGATTACAGCAGCTGGAGTCGGAGTACGCCCTCAAGATCCAGAAACTGAAGGAGGCTCAGGCTCGGCGGAACAAAGTAGTCCCAGCAGAACCTCCGCCCCCAGCCGCCATCCCGCCACCCGCCCCTCAGGTCCAGCAGCTCCCTCCCGCCAGTCCCTTCCACCTGCCTCAGCCCTCCCTGCATGACCTGTCCCAGGACAAGCTGGTTCTGGACAGCGAGGATGTCCCTGAGGCCGaggatccagaaccagaacctgcccTTGCCCCAGCTGCAGCTAAAGGCGGCCGCCGCTCTTCCTTCCGGCAGTCCAGCAGCTCCTTCACTAAACCCCACCTGGAGACTCCAAGCTCTGCCCCCACTAAAGACGGCAGTAAGCCTGCCAAGATGGCGTCCAGCACCGAGACGGCGTCCAATGCCGATCTTCCTGCGGAGATGTTTGCCGGGCTGGACGTAGACGGCCTGAAGAGCCGGTACCAGCAGCAGGCCcggctggaggagctgctgcagagggaGCTGCAGAAACTAAAGGAGGACACAGATGTCTCCCCCACTGGACTG ATGGTCCCAGTGGAGCTGGAAGCTGGGAACCAACCCGTTGTGTCGGAGCTGAAGCCGGTCTCGTTTGAGCCGTATCGCAGCCCGCTGCTGGTCTTCAGGTCATACAG GTTCAGTCCGTACTACCGGACCAAGGAAAGGTTTTCCCTGAGCTCCGTTACCTACAGCAACACCATCGaaccaaacaaatgtttctgtcgCTTCGACCTGACAGGGACCTGCAACGACGACGGCTGCAGATG GCAGCACATGAGGAACTGCACGCTGAGCGGGAACCAGCTCTTCCAGGACATCCTGTCCTATAATCTGaccctgattggttgttcagAGAGCAGCTCAGACGAGGAGGTCCGCGCCGCCACAG AGAGCTACATGAAGAAGCTGTTTGGTCCAAACAAAGACCGGATGGGTATCGATCAGAAGGCGGTTCTGCTCGTCAGTAAAGTCAACGAAAGCAAGCGACATG TGCCTCCATACACGACCTGCAAAGACACGAGGAGGTGGAAACCGAAGCCGTCGGCGCCGGGATCCAACGCCCCCGAAGACGACAGCGATGACGAGGCAGCAGCTGCGTATCTGACGCCTGCAGGAAGAG ACGACCTGTCGAAGGGCATCATGCCGGCCGTGGACGTCGTCACCTCTGAGGACCGGCGCTACTTCATCAGCGAGACGGACGACATCTCCAACCTGGAGGCCAGCATCCTGGAGAGTCCCAGAGACACTCAGCTGTGGATCAAACTGGCCTTCAAGTACCTGAACCAGAGCGAGGC GTCTGCGGCGGAGTGTCTGGAAGCGGCTCTGAACACGCTGTCTCGAGCTCTGGAGAGTAACTGCGACGACCCGGAGGTGTGGAGTCACTACCTGTCTCTGTTCTCCAGGCGAGGCAGCCAGGAGGAAGTGAGGGAGATGTGTGAGATGGCCGTGGAGCACGCAGCCGACCACCGGCTCTGGTGGAAA TACCTGAACCTGGAGCGGTCGTTTGAGGGGAAGGACTACGTCTGCGACCGGCTGCTGCAGTTCCTGCAGGGCGAGGCGGCGGCGGGCGTCACGGAGAAGCTTTCCTTCCAGCTGATGGAGGCTCTGCTCTACAGGGTGCAACTGAGTCTGTTCACGGGCCGGATGGAGAGCGCTTTGGCCGTCCTGCAG GCGTCTTTGAAATCGGCTCAGGACCACAGCATGGCGGAGTTCCTGACGGCCGGCGACCGGGCGCTGCTCTGGCTCTGCTACATTCACCTGACCGAGTTCGACCAGCTGCCGGCGAGCCTCTACGACCCGGCGGAGTCCGGGCCGGGACGGCTCGTCTGCACCAAGTCCTTCCAGCTGCCCTGGAGGACGCAGGAGGACATCAGCACGCCGCCCGACATCCTCATCGCGCTCTTCAAAG ATGCCATCAATCAGTGCAGTGAGGAGAGTATGACGGACGCCGAGAGGACGCTAGCCTGCATGCCGCTCTACACAAACCTCATCCTGCTTTACAAGGTTCTGCAGCG GTTTGATGACGGTGTGGATCTATGCGTCTCTCTGTTGGAGTTTTGTCCCGACTCGTGCACGCTGCGCGACGCTCTGGCCGACCTCCACATCAGCAGAGGGAACGGCGAGCAGGCGGTCAGCATGTGGCTGAACGCGCTGGCTGACTGTCCGCACAACGCTCAGGTGTTCTACCACTGCTGCAGGTTCCTCATGGCCCAG GACAAGTCCAACGCCATCCTGCCTCTGTTCCGAGGATTCATCCTGTCACTCTGTGAAGACGAGCAGAGTCAGAAGACGCCTGTGGACGTCCTGCG TCACATCCTGGGCTTCTCCAGCCAGGATCTGCTGATCGGTCCCATCATcaggaaggagctggaggagcagctcAGTCAGCAGACGTCCTTCCTTCACCTGCTTCACTG TCGCTGGATGTGGCTACACGGTTCAGATAAAGAGGCTGTCGAGGCTTTTGAGCGAGCGTTGGGGTCAGtcctgcagctggaggagcttCACGCGCTGTGGATGGA CTACctgctgttcagctgcagacCGCAGACCATCAGCGTCTCCAGAAAGCTGTTCCCAGATCTGGTCCATCGCTGCCTCAGCACACTCCCGTCACGGTTGGAGCTTCCTTTTAATCCCGCACAGTTCTGGAGCTGCTACCACTTCCATAACAAG gtTGTGTCCCTCTACCTGAAACACGTCCCGCTGTCCCAGCGCGCTCTGGTCCTGGAGAGACTGAGAAACGCCATGTCGAGCAACCCTGAGCTGGGCCttag GTTGTTGCATCAGGAGTTGGTTGAGGGAAACATGGAGCAGCTGAAGTTTCAGGCCCGCATGCTGACCAGCAACACTCCTCGATGTTTGTCCAGCTGGAGAAT AGCAATCGCTGTGGAGCGGGAGCTGAAGGAGCGTGGCCAG ATGCGTCTTCTGTATCAGCAAGCTCTCCAAAACCTGCCGCTGTGCGCCGCCCTGTGGAAAGAT CGGTTGTTGTTTGAAGCAGCGGAGGGTGGCGCCTCCGACCGTCTGCGGCGGCTGGTGGACTGCTGTCAGCAGGCGGGGGTCAACCTGAGTATCGGGGGGGTGGATCTATGA